The Carassius auratus strain Wakin chromosome 27, ASM336829v1, whole genome shotgun sequence genome includes a region encoding these proteins:
- the LOC113045603 gene encoding zinc finger and BTB domain-containing protein 17-like isoform X1, whose protein sequence is MDFPWHSGKVLGQLNEQRQLGLLCDCTFVVDGVDFKAHKAVLAACSAYFRTLFLDQKDVVHLDISNAAGLEQVLEFMYTAKLTLNPQNIEDVLAVATFLQMQEIVNACSAFQSLTVPATSKPVVVTEPVEEQPRSLRKPEDSSSQEEQESHSVTQDAVSEVKEAPVQSETTESDTTEKQNTKTLRAVSKISGPSKTRPKKPGVVNPKTETEEEKATKEIPQYEDDPSDADYTPKVSRRVAAKRSYVSTRRSKSKYATLHTATEVDDAKESMSKAESVENMVEEEDVEDEGEEEEEEQEEGEEQMETDDGETSGSAERSESRAYGSVTHKCEDCGKKFTHTGNFKRHMRIHTGEKPFRCRDCNKAFSDPAACKAHEKTHSPLKPYCCSTCGKSYRQVSLLNLHRKRHTDEARYSCEDCGKLFTTSGNLKRHQLVHSGEKPFQCDYCERAFSDPTAKMRHLETHDTDKGHKCQHCDKKFNQLGNLKAHLKIHITDGPLKCKECGKQFTTSGNLKRHLRVHSGEKPFVCMHCQRAFADPGALQRHVRIHTGEKPCLCLICGKGFTQASSLIAHVRQHTGEKPYVCDRCGKRFVQSSQLANHIRHHDNIRPHKCHTCNKAFVNVGDLSKHIIIHTGEKPFLCDKCGRGFNRVDNLRSHVKMVHQGKAGMKRLVVAEEDEEEEKMLPDSTPGSEVSIVTVTTDDIVTLATEALAASAVAQLTVVPVATSVSADETEALKAEITKAVEKVQEADPNTQILYACDSCGEKFLDASSLAQHVRIHTAQALVMFQADSDFYQQYAGDGTWQTTEQVIQGGELLFQTRVEDGEEGGAVAQPESQTEGVEEETSTQAETEEGSGKD, encoded by the exons ATGGACTTTCCTTGGCATAGCGGGAAAGTCCTCGGGCAGCTTAATGAACAGCGTCAGTTGGGTCTTCTGTGTGACTGCACTTTTGTGGTGGATGGAGTAGACTTCAAGGCCCACAAGGCTGTGCTGGCAGCATGCAGTGCTTACTTCCGCACACTCTTTTTGGACCAGAAAGATGTTGTTCATCTTGATATCAGCAATGCTGCAG gtCTTGAGCAGGTCCTCGAGTTTATGTACACTGCAAAGCTGACTTTAAACCCTCAGAACATAGAGGACGTTCTCGCTGTGGCTACTTTCCTTCAGATGCAGGAAATTGTCAATGCTTGTTCAGCTTTTCAGTCCTTGACTGTCCCCGCGACGTCTAAGCCTG TAGTAGTGACCGAGCCGGTGGAGGAACAGCCGAGATCTCTGAGAAAACCAGAGGATTCGAGTTCCCAGGAGGAGCAGGAGAGTCATTCAGTGACACAGGATGCAGTTTCTGAAGTGAAGGAAGCTCCTGTACAGTCAGAGACAACAGAAAGTGACACGACTGAGAAGCAAAACACAAAGACTCTCAGAGCTGTCAGCAAAATCAGTGGGCCATCCAAAACAAGACCAAAAAAACCTGGTGTTGTGAATCCCAAGACTGAAACAGAGGAAGAAAAAGCCACAAAAGAGATTCCCCAATACGAAGATGACCCTTCTGATGCTGACTACACTCCCA AAGTCTCTCGGAGGGTAGCAGCTAAACGATCATATGTTAGCACAAGGAGAAGCAAGTCGAAATATGCCACTCTTCACACAGCCACAGAAG TTGATGACGCCAAGGAAAGTATGTCAAAAGCTGAGAGCGTGGAGAACATGGTAGAAGAGGAGGATGTAGAGGATGaaggagaagaagaggaggaggagcaggaagAAGGAGAAGAGCAGATGGAGACAGACGATGGAGAAACATCGGGTTCGGCCGAGCGCAGTGAGTCCAGAGCGTATGGCTCTGTCACACACAAATGTGAG GACTGTGGGAAAAAGTTTACACACACAGGCAACTTTAAACGTCACATGCGCATTCACACTGGTGAGAAGCCATTCAGGTGCAGAGACTGTAATAAAGCCTTCTCCGACCCAGCCGCCTGCAAAGCACATGAGAAAACACACAG TCCTCTAAAGCCATACTGCTGCTCCACGTGTGGAAAGAGTTACCGGCAAGTCAGTCTGCTAAACCTGCACAGAAAGCGACACACAGATGAGGCGCGATACAGCTGTGAGGACTGTGGGAAGCTCTTCACCACTTCTGGAAACCTGAAGAGGCATCAGTTGGTCCACAGTGGGGAAAAACCCTTCCAATGTGATTACTGCGAGCGGGCCTTTTCTGACCCCACCGCTAAGATGCGACATCTAGAGACGCACGACACAGACAAAGGTCACAAATGCCAACACTGTGACAAGAAATTCAACCAG ttGGGAAACTTGAAAGCACATCTGAAGATCCACATTACAGATGGGCCACTCAAGTGTAAGGAGTGTGGGAAACAGTTCACCACCTCAG GTAACCTAAAGAGACACCTGCGTGTGCACAGTGGTGAGAAGCCTTTCGTCTGTATGCACTGCCAGAGAGCATTTGCTGACCCTGGGGCCTTGCAGAGACACGTGCGCATCCACACAG GAGAAAAGCCCTGTCTGTGTTTGATTTGTGGAAAAGGCTTCACACAGGCCAGTTCGCTCATAGCTCATGTTCGCCAACACACTGGGGAGAAACCATATGTGTGTGACCGCTGTGGAAAAAG GTTTGTCCAGTCCAGCCAGCTGGCCAATCACATCCGTCATCATGACAATATCCGACCGCACAAGTGCCACACCTGTAACAAAGCCTTTGTCAATGTGGGAGATCTCTCAAAACATATCATCATTCACACAG GGGAGAAACCTTTTCTGTGTGATAAGTGTGGCCGAGGATTCAACCGTGTGGACAATCTGCGTTCCCATGTGAAGATGGTGCACCAGGGGAAGGCGGGCATGAAGAGACTGGTGGTGGCTGAGGAGgacgaggaagaggagaagaTGCTGCCTGACTCCACACCGGGCTCAGAGGTCAGCATCGTCACGGTCACTACAGATGACATCGTGACTTTAGCCACCGAGGCTCTAGCTGCCAGTGCTGTAGCACAGCTCACAG TGGTACCAGTGGCCACCTCTGTATCTGCAGATGAAACAGAGGCACTGAAAGCAGAGATCACCAAAGCAGTGGAGAAAGTTCAAGAAGCAG ATCCCAACACCCAGATCTTGTATGCATGTGACTCATGTGGCGAGAAGTTCCTTGACGCCAGCTCCCTCGCTCAGCATGTGCGAATTCACACTGCCCAGGCCCTGGTCATGTTTCAGGCAGACTCTGACTTTTACCAGCAGTACGCAGGAGATGGCACATGGCAAACCACCGAACAGGTCATCCAGGGAGGTGAGCTCTTGTTCCAGACTCGGGTGGAGGACGGTGAGGAAGGAGGAGCTGTAGCCCAGCCAGAATCTCAAACTGAGGGGGTAGAGGAGGAGACCAGTACACAGGCAGAGACAGAGGAAGGGTCTGGGAAAGACTGA
- the LOC113045603 gene encoding zinc finger and BTB domain-containing protein 17-like isoform X2, which produces MDFPWHSGKVLGQLNEQRQLGLLCDCTFVVDGVDFKAHKAVLAACSAYFRTLFLDQKDVVHLDISNAAGLEQVLEFMYTAKLTLNPQNIEDVLAVATFLQMQEIVNACSAFQSLTVPATSKPVVTEPVEEQPRSLRKPEDSSSQEEQESHSVTQDAVSEVKEAPVQSETTESDTTEKQNTKTLRAVSKISGPSKTRPKKPGVVNPKTETEEEKATKEIPQYEDDPSDADYTPKVSRRVAAKRSYVSTRRSKSKYATLHTATEVDDAKESMSKAESVENMVEEEDVEDEGEEEEEEQEEGEEQMETDDGETSGSAERSESRAYGSVTHKCEDCGKKFTHTGNFKRHMRIHTGEKPFRCRDCNKAFSDPAACKAHEKTHSPLKPYCCSTCGKSYRQVSLLNLHRKRHTDEARYSCEDCGKLFTTSGNLKRHQLVHSGEKPFQCDYCERAFSDPTAKMRHLETHDTDKGHKCQHCDKKFNQLGNLKAHLKIHITDGPLKCKECGKQFTTSGNLKRHLRVHSGEKPFVCMHCQRAFADPGALQRHVRIHTGEKPCLCLICGKGFTQASSLIAHVRQHTGEKPYVCDRCGKRFVQSSQLANHIRHHDNIRPHKCHTCNKAFVNVGDLSKHIIIHTGEKPFLCDKCGRGFNRVDNLRSHVKMVHQGKAGMKRLVVAEEDEEEEKMLPDSTPGSEVSIVTVTTDDIVTLATEALAASAVAQLTVVPVATSVSADETEALKAEITKAVEKVQEADPNTQILYACDSCGEKFLDASSLAQHVRIHTAQALVMFQADSDFYQQYAGDGTWQTTEQVIQGGELLFQTRVEDGEEGGAVAQPESQTEGVEEETSTQAETEEGSGKD; this is translated from the exons ATGGACTTTCCTTGGCATAGCGGGAAAGTCCTCGGGCAGCTTAATGAACAGCGTCAGTTGGGTCTTCTGTGTGACTGCACTTTTGTGGTGGATGGAGTAGACTTCAAGGCCCACAAGGCTGTGCTGGCAGCATGCAGTGCTTACTTCCGCACACTCTTTTTGGACCAGAAAGATGTTGTTCATCTTGATATCAGCAATGCTGCAG gtCTTGAGCAGGTCCTCGAGTTTATGTACACTGCAAAGCTGACTTTAAACCCTCAGAACATAGAGGACGTTCTCGCTGTGGCTACTTTCCTTCAGATGCAGGAAATTGTCAATGCTTGTTCAGCTTTTCAGTCCTTGACTGTCCCCGCGACGTCTAAGCCTG TAGTGACCGAGCCGGTGGAGGAACAGCCGAGATCTCTGAGAAAACCAGAGGATTCGAGTTCCCAGGAGGAGCAGGAGAGTCATTCAGTGACACAGGATGCAGTTTCTGAAGTGAAGGAAGCTCCTGTACAGTCAGAGACAACAGAAAGTGACACGACTGAGAAGCAAAACACAAAGACTCTCAGAGCTGTCAGCAAAATCAGTGGGCCATCCAAAACAAGACCAAAAAAACCTGGTGTTGTGAATCCCAAGACTGAAACAGAGGAAGAAAAAGCCACAAAAGAGATTCCCCAATACGAAGATGACCCTTCTGATGCTGACTACACTCCCA AAGTCTCTCGGAGGGTAGCAGCTAAACGATCATATGTTAGCACAAGGAGAAGCAAGTCGAAATATGCCACTCTTCACACAGCCACAGAAG TTGATGACGCCAAGGAAAGTATGTCAAAAGCTGAGAGCGTGGAGAACATGGTAGAAGAGGAGGATGTAGAGGATGaaggagaagaagaggaggaggagcaggaagAAGGAGAAGAGCAGATGGAGACAGACGATGGAGAAACATCGGGTTCGGCCGAGCGCAGTGAGTCCAGAGCGTATGGCTCTGTCACACACAAATGTGAG GACTGTGGGAAAAAGTTTACACACACAGGCAACTTTAAACGTCACATGCGCATTCACACTGGTGAGAAGCCATTCAGGTGCAGAGACTGTAATAAAGCCTTCTCCGACCCAGCCGCCTGCAAAGCACATGAGAAAACACACAG TCCTCTAAAGCCATACTGCTGCTCCACGTGTGGAAAGAGTTACCGGCAAGTCAGTCTGCTAAACCTGCACAGAAAGCGACACACAGATGAGGCGCGATACAGCTGTGAGGACTGTGGGAAGCTCTTCACCACTTCTGGAAACCTGAAGAGGCATCAGTTGGTCCACAGTGGGGAAAAACCCTTCCAATGTGATTACTGCGAGCGGGCCTTTTCTGACCCCACCGCTAAGATGCGACATCTAGAGACGCACGACACAGACAAAGGTCACAAATGCCAACACTGTGACAAGAAATTCAACCAG ttGGGAAACTTGAAAGCACATCTGAAGATCCACATTACAGATGGGCCACTCAAGTGTAAGGAGTGTGGGAAACAGTTCACCACCTCAG GTAACCTAAAGAGACACCTGCGTGTGCACAGTGGTGAGAAGCCTTTCGTCTGTATGCACTGCCAGAGAGCATTTGCTGACCCTGGGGCCTTGCAGAGACACGTGCGCATCCACACAG GAGAAAAGCCCTGTCTGTGTTTGATTTGTGGAAAAGGCTTCACACAGGCCAGTTCGCTCATAGCTCATGTTCGCCAACACACTGGGGAGAAACCATATGTGTGTGACCGCTGTGGAAAAAG GTTTGTCCAGTCCAGCCAGCTGGCCAATCACATCCGTCATCATGACAATATCCGACCGCACAAGTGCCACACCTGTAACAAAGCCTTTGTCAATGTGGGAGATCTCTCAAAACATATCATCATTCACACAG GGGAGAAACCTTTTCTGTGTGATAAGTGTGGCCGAGGATTCAACCGTGTGGACAATCTGCGTTCCCATGTGAAGATGGTGCACCAGGGGAAGGCGGGCATGAAGAGACTGGTGGTGGCTGAGGAGgacgaggaagaggagaagaTGCTGCCTGACTCCACACCGGGCTCAGAGGTCAGCATCGTCACGGTCACTACAGATGACATCGTGACTTTAGCCACCGAGGCTCTAGCTGCCAGTGCTGTAGCACAGCTCACAG TGGTACCAGTGGCCACCTCTGTATCTGCAGATGAAACAGAGGCACTGAAAGCAGAGATCACCAAAGCAGTGGAGAAAGTTCAAGAAGCAG ATCCCAACACCCAGATCTTGTATGCATGTGACTCATGTGGCGAGAAGTTCCTTGACGCCAGCTCCCTCGCTCAGCATGTGCGAATTCACACTGCCCAGGCCCTGGTCATGTTTCAGGCAGACTCTGACTTTTACCAGCAGTACGCAGGAGATGGCACATGGCAAACCACCGAACAGGTCATCCAGGGAGGTGAGCTCTTGTTCCAGACTCGGGTGGAGGACGGTGAGGAAGGAGGAGCTGTAGCCCAGCCAGAATCTCAAACTGAGGGGGTAGAGGAGGAGACCAGTACACAGGCAGAGACAGAGGAAGGGTCTGGGAAAGACTGA